The Synchiropus splendidus isolate RoL2022-P1 chromosome 8, RoL_Sspl_1.0, whole genome shotgun sequence nucleotide sequence TATGGCGCTCCATTCAATAACAGCATAGTTACATTGttgtccactagatggtgcaCAACATTAAGAACGGTTcgacacatactgtacatacactCGGCCTCAAAATGATTCACTCAGTGTTCTCGTTGCTTGGCACAAATCCACATATGAGGAGCTAAACTTTACTTCCACAAGTAAATATAGGGCCAAAATCTCCGGAAACGCCTGGACAACAACCAAGGCCCTGGTTGAATCACTTGACCAGGCAGGGACAAAGGCATCACGCTGTTCAACTGTGCCCACCATGACATCTGACGTAACATGAAGGACAGCAGGTGAACTGGAATGTACTGCAGTTTTCACACCACTGGTTGAAAGAGACTGTATGTGATCAAGTTTAATTTAGCGACAATAATGGGTTGAATGTTGGTGGCATGAACCTCTAGCTGAAAGCTATCTgagtttccattttattttatattctacCACCATCTACCATCCACAGTGGAGACCAAATGAAGGAGAGTAGTTGGCAGTACCTGCACTCATGGCCATGGTCGTTCCAGCTACCATCCCCATCGCAGCCATGCCGTTGTTCCGTGGAGCGGGTACAGGGACCGGGGCCGGGTAAAGGGCTGTGGAGGGGATGCTGTTAGGCTGCACCACTGTGGTGTGGTGGATCACGTGTGGCTGGGCCGCGTACACTGGCTGGGTGTAATAAGCTCCCTggggaggaagagaaaaaaaaacacgtatAAGAATTTGGGACAAATGAAGTGAATATATAagctttttcattttaaaaacattcattcaggaTGACAACAACAGGAACAAGCAGATGGGGTCTGTGACTTCATGGTGACAAGTTTGAAACCTTCTCAGAATCTATGTCCTCTTGATGTTAAGTGTCCTCCACAGCTGTCGAGGCTCCAGCACCATATGGACAGCAAACAAATCTAACCACTTTTAcagcaataaaaatgttacatttcaaAAGACCACTAGGAGAGAGTTTACCGTTTCCTACAGTCACAGGAGTCGGAATGTTTGTCACCCATTGTTAAGCTGGTCGACGACAGACTTGAGTGAGAAACAGCAAAATACGGCGGTGGAAGGTGGGCTCACCTGTGCGTAGAGGTTCTGCTGAGGGTAGGCACTGCGGATGGGATACATGGCTGTGGGGTAAGgagtgggggtgggggtgtAGGGTGGAGGCGCTCCATTTGACTGGGTCGGTGGCACTTTATAGGGGGTGCCAGCCGCAGTATATcctagacacacacaaaaaagaaacgTCTTCTTTTAATGCAACACAATCTCTTCTCCTGCCACTAAGAGACGCAGGATTTGGTTTGAGAATATTGGCTCGTAAAATGACAAAGATTCACCCCAAATGATGGAGCTACACTTCCACACCGGCGTATCTTAAGAGTACACTACATTTATGGACTATCTAGACACTGAATATAGCATATTTAGTATTAAAATTCCTGAAATAAAATCCATGatttaaagaaatatatttggTTTAGCAGACATATATACTTTAATCCAGCAGGTGGCGGCCTTGCGCAGTCTCAGCATCCAGACGAGCCTATAAACCTCACGTTCAACAAAGTGACCCACTGTCTGCAGTGACGACAGAACGATGTAAGGACCTCAACTGACACACGCGCCTTGCGTAAGCAGCAATGCAGTTTGTCAATCACATCTCTGTTCAGATTACATTTACAAGCCCCATGTGACCTAAGGAGTGAAGGCATCTGCCTTCGTTTACTTGTGGATGCAGTGCATTCAACGCACCACTAGGAGGAGCCTGAAGGTCAAACATGCTACTAGCTAGTGGTGTGCAGCTTATGAAAGCCTGTCTCTCACACAAGGACAAGGGAACAAAGAGACACTGAAGctgcggcgtgtgtgtgtgcatactcGCACACATTCTTTGCTCCAGCATGCAGGGGGGGGGGGTAAAAAGATGACAATTGCATGTGACAATGGCACAAAAGCCCCCGCTGATGGAAAACAGTTTGTCTATTCAATAGTCGCGAGCAGCGATGACATTGACCAAGACGTGTTTCCAATCAGCCGGCGGGCTGCGGATTGATTCTCGTCTGGAacgaaaacatttgttttaatatgGCTGGGGATCTTTGGGGAAGAAGGGCGCGCACAGTGGTTTCACCGCTGGGCTGTAATTGGCTCTCATTTCTGACTGAAACAAAGAACACCTGACAATTTGTCAGCATCAGCgccagatgaaaacaaacactgagggGGGGGATGGGAGCTGAGGGGAGGGtttgaaagatgaagaaataTCCAACGTTAGGACGCCACTCAAACggaacactttttttcttaGATTATAACAAAATCTTCTGCTATTTTTCTTTGTAATGCAGTTATTTTACCTTGGAATTTTGGAGTCTAAAAGTTgctttggattcatttttttttaaacagcaataTAAGCAACATAAACAGCACAATAAGTTCCCGCAGAATAATTAAGATATAACTGAATAATATAGTGCATACATATGTTTTGGCATATTCTCTGTCAGGAGGATTTCAAAACAGAACGCTACGGTCTGAAATAAGAACAATCGAATCCACTCTGGCGACACAAATTCACGGGCTCAGAAGCAGAAGATTCCTCCTCACGGACAAA carries:
- the fam168a gene encoding protein FAM168A isoform X3, which codes for MNPVYSPVQPGTPYGNPKNMAFTAGYPAGYPATAPTYTPNLYQTGSPGYPPGYTAAGTPYKVPPTQSNGAPPPYTPTPTPYPTAMYPIRSAYPQQNLYAQGAYYTQPVYAAQPHVIHHTTVVQPNSIPSTALYPAPVPVPAPRNNGMAAMGMVAGTTMAMSAGTLLTTPQHPPIGAHPVTVPTYRPQGTPGYSYVPPHW
- the fam168a gene encoding protein FAM168A isoform X4 — encoded protein: MNPVYSPVQPGTPYGNPKNMAFTGYPAGYPATAPTYTPNLYQTGSPGYPPGYTAAGTPYKVPPTQSNGAPPPYTPTPTPYPTAMYPIRSAYPQQNLYAQGAYYTQPVYAAQPHVIHHTTVVQPNSIPSTALYPAPVPVPAPRNNGMAAMGMVAGTTMAMSAGTLLTTPQHPPIGAHPVTVPTYRPQGTPGYSYVPPHW